One Cupriavidus oxalaticus genomic region harbors:
- a CDS encoding nitrate reductase — MNLSDIPVVSATLTTTTATTCPYCGVGCGVRATVRADGQVEIEGDAQHPSNQGRLCVKGSALGETVDLEGRLLHPKLRDADGQLQPVSWDRALDTVAQGFSDIIRRHGPDSVALYVSGQLLTEDYYVANKLMKGFIGSANIDTNSRLCMSSAVAGHKRAFGEDLVPGSYEDLELADLVVLVGSNTAWCHPILFQRLSKAKEARPDMKIVAIDPRRTATCELADLHLAVRPGTDVWLFNGLLSYLAREGHADAAFVDASTAGLDLALQAANVDCADPAAVARACKLGVQDVLDFYALFAGTEKTVTAFSQGVNQSSAGTDKVNSIINCHLLTGRIGRPGMGPFSLTGQPNAMGGREVGGLANMLAAHMELANPLHRDVVQSFWQSPVVADRTGLKAVELFEAIEAGRVKAVWVIATNPVVSLPDADQVRRALARCELVVATDIIERTDTNAGAHVLLPALGWGEKDGTVTNSERRISRQRAFLAAPGEARADWDILCDVARRMGFNGFDYAGPHEIFDEHARLSAWRNDDAPRVFDIGGLAGLDKAEYDSLEPVQWPIPANGATDSQRLFGDGRYAHADGLAHFVATPTRAPANAPDDDFPLILNTGRVRDQWHTMTRTGKSARLADHLPEPFVDMHPQDALLCGVGEGKLARVSTRWGAMVARVRHGGGIPRGSVFVPIHWNGQFSSDARVGALVNPVVDPVSGEPEFKHTPVRVEPFGVSWHGFVLSRGELPAEALTYWTRVQGRQFQRYEFAGREAVSDRAAWARELLGVADPEADWLEYEDRTAGVYHAGYVVNDRLEACVYVSTRPELPSRSWLAGLFGRDRLEDTDRIGLLLGQPMEKGADAGPTVCSCFGVGRNTICDAVRKHDLKTPAEITACVKAGGNCGSCVPELKKLLVEIRVVEAV; from the coding sequence GTGAACCTGTCCGACATCCCGGTTGTGTCCGCAACCCTGACCACTACCACCGCCACGACCTGCCCGTACTGCGGCGTCGGCTGCGGCGTGCGTGCCACGGTGCGCGCCGACGGCCAGGTCGAGATCGAGGGCGACGCGCAGCATCCGTCCAACCAGGGCCGGCTCTGCGTCAAGGGCTCGGCACTGGGCGAGACCGTGGACCTGGAAGGCCGCCTGCTCCATCCCAAGCTGCGCGATGCCGATGGTCAGCTGCAGCCGGTGTCGTGGGACCGTGCGCTCGATACCGTGGCGCAGGGCTTCAGCGACATCATCCGCCGCCATGGCCCCGACTCGGTGGCGCTCTACGTCTCGGGCCAGCTGCTGACCGAGGACTACTACGTTGCCAACAAGCTGATGAAGGGCTTCATCGGCAGCGCCAATATCGACACCAACTCGCGCCTGTGCATGTCGTCGGCCGTTGCCGGCCACAAGCGAGCATTCGGCGAAGACCTGGTGCCGGGCAGCTATGAAGACCTGGAACTGGCCGACCTGGTGGTGCTGGTGGGTTCCAACACCGCGTGGTGCCACCCGATCCTGTTCCAGCGCCTGTCCAAGGCCAAGGAAGCCCGCCCCGACATGAAGATCGTGGCGATCGACCCGCGCCGCACCGCCACCTGCGAGCTGGCCGACCTGCACCTGGCGGTGCGTCCCGGTACCGACGTCTGGCTGTTCAATGGCCTGCTCAGCTATCTCGCGCGGGAAGGCCATGCCGATGCGGCCTTCGTCGACGCAAGCACTGCGGGACTGGACCTGGCCCTGCAGGCAGCCAATGTCGATTGCGCCGATCCGGCTGCCGTCGCCCGCGCCTGCAAGCTCGGCGTGCAGGACGTGCTGGACTTCTATGCCCTGTTCGCCGGCACGGAAAAGACCGTGACCGCGTTCTCGCAAGGCGTCAACCAGTCTTCCGCCGGCACCGACAAGGTCAACAGCATCATCAACTGCCACCTGCTGACCGGCCGCATCGGCCGGCCCGGCATGGGCCCGTTCTCGCTGACCGGGCAGCCCAACGCCATGGGCGGGCGCGAGGTCGGCGGCCTGGCCAACATGCTGGCCGCGCATATGGAGCTGGCCAATCCGCTGCATCGCGACGTGGTGCAGAGCTTCTGGCAGTCACCGGTGGTGGCGGACCGCACCGGTTTGAAAGCCGTGGAGCTGTTCGAAGCGATCGAAGCCGGCCGCGTCAAGGCGGTCTGGGTCATCGCCACCAACCCGGTGGTCAGCCTGCCCGATGCCGACCAGGTGCGCCGCGCACTCGCCAGGTGCGAACTGGTTGTGGCCACCGACATCATCGAACGCACCGATACCAACGCGGGCGCGCACGTGCTGCTGCCCGCGCTGGGCTGGGGCGAGAAGGACGGCACCGTCACCAACTCGGAACGCCGCATTTCGCGCCAGCGCGCCTTCCTGGCCGCGCCGGGCGAAGCGCGCGCCGACTGGGACATCCTGTGCGACGTGGCACGCCGCATGGGCTTCAATGGCTTCGACTATGCCGGGCCGCACGAGATCTTCGACGAGCACGCGCGCCTGAGTGCCTGGCGCAACGACGACGCGCCGCGCGTTTTCGACATCGGCGGACTGGCGGGACTGGACAAAGCCGAGTACGACAGCCTGGAACCGGTCCAATGGCCGATCCCTGCCAACGGCGCGACCGACTCGCAGCGCCTGTTCGGCGACGGCCGCTATGCCCACGCCGATGGCCTGGCCCACTTCGTCGCCACGCCGACGCGCGCGCCCGCCAATGCGCCGGACGACGATTTCCCGCTGATCCTCAACACCGGCCGCGTGCGTGACCAATGGCACACCATGACGCGCACCGGCAAGTCGGCACGGCTCGCAGACCATCTGCCCGAGCCCTTCGTCGATATGCACCCGCAGGATGCGCTGCTGTGCGGCGTCGGGGAAGGCAAGCTGGCACGGGTCAGCACCCGATGGGGCGCGATGGTGGCGCGGGTGCGCCATGGCGGCGGCATCCCGCGTGGCAGCGTATTTGTACCGATTCACTGGAATGGGCAGTTCAGTTCCGATGCGCGTGTTGGCGCGCTGGTCAATCCGGTGGTGGATCCGGTCTCGGGCGAGCCGGAGTTCAAGCACACGCCGGTGCGGGTGGAGCCGTTCGGTGTCAGCTGGCACGGGTTCGTGCTGAGCCGCGGCGAGCTGCCGGCTGAGGCGCTGACCTACTGGACTCGCGTGCAAGGCCGCCAATTCCAGCGCTACGAATTTGCTGGCCGTGAAGCCGTTTCCGACCGTGCCGCATGGGCGCGTGAATTACTCGGCGTGGCGGATCCGGAAGCGGACTGGCTCGAATACGAGGACCGTACCGCGGGCGTCTACCACGCTGGCTATGTCGTCAATGACCGGCTTGAGGCCTGCGTTTATGTATCGACGCGACCTGAACTGCCGTCGCGTTCCTGGCTGGCCGGCCTGTTCGGCCGTGATCGGCTGGAGGACACGGATCGTATCGGGCTGCTGCTCGGCCAGCCGATGGAGAAAGGTGCTGACGCCGGGCCGACGGTGTGCTCGTGCTTTGGCGTGGGGCGCAATACCATCTGCGATGCTGTGCGGAAGCATGATTTGAAGACGCCGGCTGAGATTACTGCCTGCGTCAAGGCTGGCGGCAACTGCGGGTCTTGTGTGCCTGAGCTTAAGAAGTTGTTGGTGGAGATACGGGTGGTTGAGGCGGTTTGA
- a CDS encoding exonuclease domain-containing protein, with product MPDIPTYLPSRMPADGKHFADALALATALSRPIVFVDLETTGADAQRDRITEIGVVEVGPDGITEWDTLLDPGIGIPPFIQRMTGISDEMVRGQPTFESLAEPLAERLQGRLFVAHNARFDYGFLKNAFRRAGVTFRADVLCTVRLSRSLYPSVERHGLDALIARFGLKPKGRHRALADAELLWQFWQKIHHTYSVELVEAAVRSLVRRASLPAGLDETALEDVPATPGVYIFYGDDDVPLYVGKSVHLRQRIGAHFSGDYRYGKDMRLARLVRRVEWRETGGETGALLLEARLVKVMQPVHNQLLRSNARLYAWELPPQLPVPRLRTSRDTDFCRHRDLFGAFGSRGAAEARLRALAEEHGLCMATLSLEKTTRRGNPCFARQVHRCAGACVGAEPSAAHRARLATALAPLALVPWPFDGPVAWREEHAGRAWWHVASDWCYLGCSATLDEARALAAAPAHFDLDTYHILAPRMAQWMPETVPLPVASLFELTPPAMPQDAVRPVRAAPGTAPRRPTRVAGQQALDLFAD from the coding sequence ATGCCGGATATCCCCACTTACCTGCCGTCGCGCATGCCTGCGGACGGCAAACACTTTGCAGACGCTCTGGCGCTCGCCACGGCGCTGTCGCGCCCCATCGTCTTTGTCGACCTGGAAACCACCGGTGCCGATGCCCAGCGTGACCGGATCACCGAGATCGGCGTCGTCGAGGTCGGCCCGGACGGGATTACTGAATGGGACACGTTGCTGGACCCCGGCATAGGGATCCCACCGTTCATCCAGCGCATGACCGGCATCTCCGACGAGATGGTGCGCGGCCAGCCCACGTTCGAGTCACTCGCCGAGCCACTTGCCGAACGCCTGCAGGGCCGTCTTTTCGTGGCCCATAACGCCCGCTTCGATTATGGCTTCCTGAAGAACGCCTTCCGGCGCGCCGGCGTCACGTTCCGTGCGGATGTGCTGTGCACGGTACGCCTTTCGCGCTCGCTGTACCCGTCCGTGGAACGCCATGGCCTCGATGCGCTGATCGCCCGTTTTGGCCTGAAGCCCAAGGGCCGGCACCGCGCCCTGGCCGATGCCGAGCTGCTATGGCAATTCTGGCAAAAGATCCACCACACCTATTCGGTCGAACTGGTCGAGGCTGCGGTGCGTTCCCTGGTTCGCCGCGCCAGCTTGCCGGCCGGCCTTGACGAGACCGCACTGGAAGACGTACCTGCCACCCCCGGTGTCTATATCTTCTATGGCGACGACGACGTCCCGCTATACGTAGGCAAGAGCGTGCACCTGCGCCAGCGCATCGGCGCCCATTTCTCGGGTGACTACCGCTATGGCAAGGATATGCGGCTGGCGCGGCTGGTGCGCCGGGTCGAGTGGCGCGAGACCGGCGGCGAGACCGGCGCGCTGCTGCTCGAGGCCAGGCTGGTCAAGGTGATGCAGCCTGTCCACAACCAGCTGCTGCGCAGCAATGCGCGGCTCTACGCATGGGAGCTGCCGCCGCAATTGCCGGTGCCGCGCCTGCGCACCAGCCGCGACACTGATTTCTGCCGGCATCGCGACCTGTTCGGCGCCTTTGGCAGCCGCGGTGCGGCCGAGGCGCGCTTGCGTGCGCTGGCCGAGGAACACGGGTTGTGCATGGCCACGCTGTCACTGGAAAAGACCACGAGGCGGGGCAACCCCTGCTTCGCGCGGCAGGTCCACCGCTGCGCCGGCGCCTGCGTCGGTGCGGAGCCGTCCGCCGCGCACCGCGCCCGCCTGGCCACCGCACTGGCGCCGCTGGCACTGGTGCCGTGGCCTTTTGACGGCCCGGTGGCATGGCGCGAGGAACATGCCGGACGCGCGTGGTGGCATGTCGCCAGCGACTGGTGCTATCTGGGTTGCTCGGCCACGCTCGACGAGGCCCGCGCGCTGGCCGCTGCCCCGGCGCACTTCGATCTGGACACCTACCATATCCTGGCCCCGCGCATGGCACAGTGGATGCCGGAAACGGTCCCGCTGCCGGTAGCGAGTCTGTTCGAACTGACCCCGCCGGCCATGCCGCAGGATGCAGTGCGGCCGGTGCGTGCCGCACCGGGGACCGCCCCACGCAGGCCAACCCGCGTGGCCGGCCAGCAAGCCCTGGATCTGTTCGCCGACTGA
- a CDS encoding pyridoxamine 5'-phosphate oxidase family protein: MELPAWPHAGLPFHTGELAAQQRAGKRERMAAAGARVIRGEMPQQHRDFFAQLPFLLVGAVDAGGLPWASVLAGAPGFACSPAATTLRIDALPLPGDPLEQALEHGTRVGLLGIELATRRRNRMNGIIVARDQRGFTVEVEQSFGNCPRYIQLREATAALPGTPMPAWHGTALDDDAAAWLRAADTLFIATSHAASPEEGEHTGGVDVSHRGGKPGFVRVDDDGTLTFPDFNGNNFFNTVGNLLENPRAGLVVPDFAEGALLHVGGHAEVIWDGAELAAFAGAERLVRLHVERLARRPSVLPMRWQLREYSPVLAATGAWPAA; this comes from the coding sequence ATGGAACTGCCAGCCTGGCCGCATGCCGGCCTGCCTTTCCACACCGGGGAACTGGCCGCGCAGCAGCGCGCCGGCAAGCGCGAGCGCATGGCGGCGGCCGGCGCGCGCGTGATCCGCGGCGAAATGCCCCAGCAGCATCGCGACTTCTTTGCCCAACTGCCATTCCTGCTGGTCGGCGCGGTCGATGCCGGCGGCTTGCCGTGGGCATCGGTGCTTGCCGGCGCGCCCGGGTTTGCTTGCAGCCCCGCGGCCACGACCTTGCGCATCGACGCCTTGCCGCTGCCTGGCGATCCGCTGGAACAGGCACTGGAGCACGGTACGCGCGTCGGGTTGCTTGGCATCGAGCTCGCCACGCGCCGGCGCAACCGGATGAACGGCATCATCGTCGCGCGCGACCAGCGCGGGTTCACGGTCGAAGTCGAGCAGAGCTTCGGCAACTGCCCGCGCTATATCCAGCTGCGCGAAGCCACCGCGGCCCTGCCGGGAACGCCCATGCCGGCCTGGCACGGCACGGCGCTGGACGACGATGCGGCAGCATGGCTGCGCGCGGCCGATACGCTGTTCATTGCCACCAGCCATGCTGCGTCGCCGGAGGAGGGCGAGCATACCGGCGGCGTCGATGTATCGCACCGCGGCGGCAAGCCGGGCTTTGTCCGCGTGGACGACGATGGCACGCTCACGTTCCCGGATTTCAATGGCAACAACTTCTTCAATACCGTCGGCAACCTGCTGGAGAACCCGCGCGCCGGCCTGGTGGTGCCCGATTTTGCCGAAGGCGCGCTGCTCCATGTCGGCGGGCATGCCGAAGTGATCTGGGACGGCGCCGAGCTGGCGGCATTCGCCGGGGCGGAGCGGCTGGTACGGCTGCATGTCGAGCGGTTGGCGCGGCGCCCGTCGGTGCTGCCGATGCGCTGGCAGTTGCGCGAATACTCGCCGGTGCTGGCTGCCACCGGCGCCTGGCCGGCGGCCTGA
- a CDS encoding LysR family transcriptional regulator yields MCGAMDKLRAMQTFVRIVDAGSLTAAAATLHTSLPAVVRTLAALESELQVRLLNRTTRRLSLTGEGRSYLDSCRRILATIDEVEAGLTASHVEPSGQLTLTAPVLFGQMYIAPAVTRFVQRYPRVRCRMEFTDRVVNLLEEELDVGIRIGPLADSTLVAQPLGHIRRVVVATPACLRKHGTPRHPDDLARANCVRFTGNAAHWWTFQENGKPFQVQVTGNLEFNQTAPAVAACAEGAGFGNFLSYQVAQLVQARKLRIVLETFEQPAWPLSLIYPHARLLPARTRAFIDWMRDDLGPRFR; encoded by the coding sequence ATGTGTGGCGCCATGGACAAGCTCCGAGCCATGCAGACCTTCGTGCGGATCGTCGACGCGGGCAGCCTGACGGCCGCCGCGGCGACGCTGCACACCTCCCTGCCCGCGGTGGTGCGCACGCTGGCCGCGCTCGAATCCGAGCTGCAGGTGCGGCTGCTCAACCGCACCACGCGGCGGCTGTCGCTGACCGGCGAGGGGCGCAGCTACCTGGACAGCTGCCGGCGCATCCTAGCCACCATCGATGAGGTCGAGGCCGGCCTGACTGCCAGCCATGTCGAGCCCAGCGGCCAGCTCACGCTGACCGCGCCGGTGCTGTTCGGGCAGATGTATATCGCGCCGGCGGTCACGCGCTTCGTGCAGCGCTATCCGCGCGTGCGCTGCCGCATGGAATTCACCGACCGCGTGGTGAACCTGCTGGAAGAAGAACTCGACGTGGGCATACGCATCGGCCCGCTGGCGGACTCGACGCTGGTGGCGCAGCCGCTCGGCCATATCCGGCGCGTGGTGGTAGCCACCCCCGCCTGCCTGCGCAAGCATGGCACGCCGCGCCACCCCGACGACCTCGCGCGCGCCAATTGCGTGCGCTTCACCGGCAATGCCGCGCACTGGTGGACATTCCAGGAAAACGGCAAGCCGTTCCAGGTGCAGGTGACGGGCAACCTCGAGTTCAACCAGACCGCGCCGGCCGTTGCCGCTTGCGCGGAAGGCGCCGGCTTCGGCAATTTCCTTTCGTACCAGGTGGCGCAACTGGTGCAGGCACGCAAGCTGCGCATTGTGCTGGAGACGTTCGAGCAGCCAGCCTGGCCGCTGTCCTTGATCTATCCGCATGCGCGCTTGCTGCCGGCGCGCACGCGCGCCTTTATCGACTGGATGCGCGACGACCTCGGTCCGCGCTTCCGCTGA
- a CDS encoding glutathione S-transferase family protein, translating to MQAANHSAEPRVPLVLYRSPLSGHAHRAELFLSLLGLPYRLVDVDLRGGEQHREPFLRLNPFGQVPVLDDNGVVLGDSNAILVYLATRYDDGRWLPRDPVGAARVQRWLSVAAGEIAFGPAAARLGVLFGRPVPLDDAIARAQRLFVLMEPLLAEQPFLAASHATLADVAAYSYIARAEEGNVPLAPYPALNAWLRRIEALPGFVPMIASRAGRAA from the coding sequence ATGCAAGCCGCCAACCATTCCGCTGAGCCCAGGGTTCCGCTCGTCCTTTACCGCTCGCCGCTGTCGGGCCACGCCCATCGCGCCGAGTTGTTCCTGTCGCTGCTCGGACTGCCGTACCGGCTGGTCGATGTCGACCTGCGCGGCGGCGAACAGCATCGCGAGCCGTTCCTGCGGCTCAACCCCTTCGGACAGGTGCCGGTGCTGGACGACAACGGCGTCGTGCTTGGCGATTCCAACGCGATCCTGGTCTACCTGGCCACGCGCTATGACGATGGCCGCTGGCTGCCGCGCGACCCGGTCGGCGCCGCGCGCGTGCAGCGCTGGCTGTCTGTGGCCGCTGGCGAAATCGCGTTTGGTCCGGCTGCGGCCCGCCTGGGCGTGCTGTTCGGGCGGCCGGTGCCGCTGGATGACGCCATCGCCCGCGCGCAGCGCCTGTTCGTGCTGATGGAACCCCTGCTGGCCGAGCAGCCGTTCCTGGCCGCCAGCCATGCCACGCTCGCCGACGTCGCCGCCTACAGCTACATTGCCCGCGCCGAAGAAGGCAACGTGCCATTGGCGCCATATCCCGCACTGAACGCGTGGCTGCGCCGCATCGAGGCATTGCCCGGCTTCGTGCCGATGATCGCATCCCGCGCCGGCCGGGCTGCCTGA
- the nirD gene encoding nitrite reductase small subunit NirD gives MSHPHHPETWTAVCTVRDIVPNTGVCALVDDKQIAVFRIGRGEEVYAIDNFDPNSQAAVLSRGLVGNLGERLVVASPIYKHHFDLRTGECLEAPEQSVNAYGARVYDGKVWVAASVALREAEEELAA, from the coding sequence ATGAGCCATCCCCACCATCCCGAAACCTGGACCGCGGTCTGCACCGTTCGCGATATCGTGCCCAATACTGGTGTGTGCGCGCTGGTCGACGACAAGCAGATCGCCGTGTTCCGCATCGGCCGCGGCGAAGAGGTCTACGCCATCGACAACTTCGATCCCAACTCGCAGGCAGCGGTGCTGTCGCGCGGGCTGGTTGGCAACCTGGGCGAGCGCCTGGTGGTCGCCTCGCCCATCTACAAGCACCACTTCGACCTGCGCACCGGCGAATGCCTGGAAGCGCCGGAGCAGTCGGTCAACGCCTACGGCGCGCGCGTCTACGACGGCAAGGTGTGGGTTGCCGCCAGCGTGGCCCTGCGCGAGGCCGAGGAAGAACTCGCCGCCTGA
- a CDS encoding NAD(P)/FAD-dependent oxidoreductase: protein MTPPDSTQARPRLVVVGNGMAGMRTVEELLKLAPDLYDITVFGAEPHGNYNRILLSPVLAGEKTVADIMLNTREWYEENGIELLAGDPVVSIDRPRRVVRSASGREVRYDRLLLATGSKPFIIPVPGHQLDGVIAFRDIQDVETMLHAARNHRHAVVIGGGLLGLEAANGLLRQGMDVTVVHLADSLMERQLDKPAATLLKGALERKGLRFLLGAQTAEILGTERVTGVRFKDGSEIPADLVVMTAGVRPNIELAAGAGLHCERAIVVDDTLQTYDPRIYAVGECVQHRQATFGLVAPIWDQARVCAAHLAGAGHRRYVQQATATKLKVTGVDLYSAGDFIGAEGSEDLVLRDARRGVYKRLVLQDGCLVGAVLYGDVQDGPWYFDMIQRRTPVGALRQRLLFGKTQCEALAA from the coding sequence ATGACGCCGCCCGATTCCACCCAGGCCCGTCCGCGCCTGGTCGTCGTCGGCAACGGCATGGCCGGCATGCGCACCGTCGAGGAGCTGCTCAAGCTCGCCCCGGACCTGTACGACATCACGGTGTTCGGCGCCGAGCCGCACGGCAACTACAACCGCATCCTGCTGTCGCCGGTGCTGGCTGGCGAGAAGACGGTGGCGGACATCATGCTCAACACGCGCGAGTGGTACGAAGAGAACGGCATCGAGCTGCTCGCCGGCGACCCCGTGGTGTCGATCGACCGGCCACGCCGCGTGGTGCGCTCGGCCTCGGGACGCGAGGTGCGCTATGACCGCCTGCTGCTGGCCACCGGCTCCAAGCCGTTCATCATCCCGGTGCCGGGCCACCAGCTCGACGGCGTGATCGCGTTCCGCGACATCCAGGACGTCGAGACCATGCTGCATGCCGCGCGCAATCATCGCCATGCGGTGGTGATCGGCGGCGGCCTGCTCGGACTGGAAGCTGCCAACGGATTGCTGCGCCAGGGCATGGACGTGACCGTGGTGCACCTGGCCGACAGCCTGATGGAACGCCAGCTCGACAAGCCCGCCGCCACGCTGCTCAAGGGCGCGCTGGAACGCAAGGGCCTGCGTTTCCTGCTGGGCGCGCAGACCGCGGAGATCCTCGGTACCGAGCGCGTCACCGGCGTGCGCTTCAAGGACGGCAGCGAAATCCCTGCCGACCTGGTGGTGATGACCGCCGGCGTGCGCCCCAACATCGAACTCGCCGCCGGCGCCGGCCTGCACTGCGAACGCGCCATCGTCGTCGACGACACGCTGCAGACCTACGATCCGCGCATCTATGCCGTCGGCGAGTGCGTCCAGCATCGCCAGGCCACCTTCGGGCTGGTCGCGCCGATCTGGGACCAGGCGCGCGTGTGCGCCGCCCATCTCGCCGGCGCCGGCCATCGCCGCTACGTGCAGCAGGCCACCGCGACTAAACTGAAAGTGACCGGCGTCGACCTGTATTCCGCCGGCGATTTCATCGGTGCGGAAGGCTCCGAAGACCTGGTGCTGCGCGACGCGCGCCGCGGTGTCTACAAGCGCCTGGTGCTGCAGGACGGCTGCCTGGTCGGCGCCGTGCTGTACGGCGACGTGCAGGACGGGCCGTGGTATTTCGACATGATCCAGCGCCGCACGCCGGTTGGTGCGCTGCGCCAGCGCCTGCTGTTCGGCAAGACGCAGTGCGAAGCGCTCGCTGCCTGA